The Roseovarius indicus genome has a segment encoding these proteins:
- a CDS encoding DUF1801 domain-containing protein, translating to MTLDGIPGPVRAVIDGYPPQAREGVLALRGLILEVAGRLPEVGPLDETLKWGQPAYLPRRPRTGSTLRVGLHKGAQFALFAHCQTSIISDYAQAFPAWDRLDGNRAVLFDTPGQVEPERLSHLVRHALTYHL from the coding sequence ATGACCCTGGATGGCATCCCGGGTCCGGTGCGGGCGGTCATCGACGGCTATCCGCCGCAGGCACGCGAGGGTGTTTTGGCGTTGCGCGGGCTGATCCTCGAGGTGGCGGGCCGGTTGCCAGAGGTCGGCCCGCTTGACGAGACGCTCAAGTGGGGCCAGCCCGCGTACCTTCCCCGGCGCCCGCGGACCGGATCGACCTTGCGGGTCGGCCTGCATAAGGGTGCGCAGTTCGCGCTTTTTGCCCATTGCCAGACCAGCATCATTTCCGACTACGCGCAGGCCTTTCCGGCCTGGGACCGGCTTGACGGCAATCGCGCGGTGCTGTTCGACACGCCCGGCCAGGTCGAGCCGGAGCGGCTCTCGCACCTGGTGCGGCATGCGTTGACCTATCATCTCTGA
- a CDS encoding lytic murein transglycosylase: protein MSSGLISTCMAAVTLAGTALASPVDTSLRPKARPDGSAGVVAVEDTQATVYAGLARSLRPMARPGNLRTEDVAQVTTANPAFDRWVRGFRGRALAQGISARTFDAAFRNAGFTPDVIAKDRNQTEFKSEIWDYLDNAAAPPKVDEGRQALRQHNRTLRQIEQRYGVEKEVVAAVWGLESRYGTRMGTYPMIDALATLAFDGRRGSFFEKQLVTALKIVQSGDVTLRDFKGSWAGAMGHTQFIPTSYMAYAVDFDGNGKRDVWSRDPGDALASTAAYLRRFGWISGQPWGVEVRVPGSLGSTGGQRMPSQWAQLGVVGMDGRPVRDHGSASLLMPAGRNGAAFLVFKNFSVIKRYNNSDAYALGVGHLSDRLKGGPPIQGSWPRGYQALSFNEKKELQRQLKNRGLGIEKIDGLIGPNTRSAIVAFQRSAGMKADGNPSQEVLRRLKGS from the coding sequence ATGAGCAGCGGATTGATATCGACGTGTATGGCAGCGGTGACGCTAGCCGGGACGGCCCTCGCGTCACCGGTGGACACCTCCTTGCGGCCCAAGGCGAGGCCGGACGGCAGCGCAGGGGTCGTAGCGGTGGAGGACACTCAGGCCACGGTCTATGCCGGACTGGCGCGAAGCCTCCGCCCGATGGCCCGCCCCGGCAACCTCCGAACGGAAGATGTGGCGCAGGTCACCACCGCCAATCCCGCCTTCGACCGCTGGGTGCGGGGGTTCCGCGGCCGGGCGCTGGCACAGGGCATCAGCGCGCGCACCTTCGATGCCGCCTTCCGCAATGCCGGCTTCACGCCCGACGTGATCGCCAAGGACCGCAACCAGACCGAGTTCAAGAGCGAGATCTGGGACTATCTCGACAACGCCGCCGCCCCGCCGAAGGTCGACGAGGGCCGTCAGGCGCTCCGCCAGCACAATCGCACGCTTCGGCAGATCGAACAGCGCTACGGCGTCGAGAAAGAGGTCGTCGCGGCGGTCTGGGGCCTGGAAAGCCGCTATGGCACCCGGATGGGCACGTATCCCATGATCGACGCGCTGGCGACGCTGGCCTTTGACGGGCGGCGCGGCAGCTTCTTCGAGAAACAGCTCGTCACGGCGCTCAAGATCGTACAGTCGGGCGACGTGACCCTGCGCGATTTCAAGGGCTCATGGGCCGGGGCCATGGGGCACACGCAGTTCATTCCCACGTCCTACATGGCCTACGCCGTCGATTTCGACGGCAACGGCAAGCGAGATGTCTGGTCGCGCGATCCGGGCGATGCGCTGGCCTCGACGGCCGCCTACCTGCGCCGCTTCGGGTGGATCAGCGGTCAGCCCTGGGGCGTCGAGGTGCGCGTTCCCGGCAGCCTTGGCAGCACCGGCGGCCAGCGGATGCCCTCGCAATGGGCGCAGCTTGGCGTCGTCGGCATGGATGGCCGGCCGGTCCGCGACCATGGCAGCGCGTCGCTCCTGATGCCGGCGGGGCGCAACGGCGCCGCGTTCCTCGTCTTCAAGAACTTCTCGGTCATCAAGCGGTACAACAACTCGGATGCCTACGCTCTCGGCGTCGGCCATCTCTCCGATCGCCTGAAAGGCGGGCCGCCGATCCAGGGCTCCTGGCCCCGCGGGTACCAGGCCCTGTCGTTCAACGAGAAGAAAGAGCTTCAGCGGCAGCTCAAGAACCGCGGGCTGGGCATTGAGAAGATCGACGGGCTGATCGGCCCGAACACGCGCTCTGCCATCGTCGCCTTCCAGCGGTCTGCCGGGATGAAGGCCGACGGCAACCCGTCCCAGGAGGTGCTCCGGCGTCTGAAGGGCAGCTAG
- a CDS encoding ChrR family anti-sigma-E factor, translating into MTQDKIKHHLTDPLLMAYSAGTLPEAFSLAVAAHISMCDECRARLGAFDTVGGALMEHCDEAEMAEDSLDTTLGLIDLAETRPAAPVASAPRGDGLLPAPVRAYVGGDLDAVRWRPVGMGVKQAILPTQGGATARLLYIPAGAAVPDHGHNGTELTLVLRGAFEDEVDHFGPGDIEVANEDLDHTPIADIGEDCICLAATDAPLRFNSWLPRIAQPFLRI; encoded by the coding sequence ATGACACAGGACAAGATCAAACATCACCTGACTGACCCGCTGCTGATGGCTTATTCGGCAGGCACCTTGCCCGAGGCCTTCAGCCTGGCCGTGGCCGCGCATATTTCGATGTGCGACGAATGCCGGGCGCGGCTGGGCGCGTTCGACACCGTTGGCGGTGCGCTGATGGAGCATTGTGACGAGGCCGAGATGGCCGAGGACAGTCTCGACACGACGCTCGGCCTGATCGACCTTGCCGAGACGCGGCCGGCCGCGCCTGTGGCGTCGGCGCCGCGTGGCGACGGTTTGCTGCCCGCTCCGGTGCGCGCCTATGTGGGCGGCGACCTTGACGCGGTGCGCTGGCGCCCGGTCGGAATGGGGGTGAAACAGGCGATCCTGCCGACGCAGGGCGGTGCGACAGCCCGGCTGCTTTACATTCCCGCCGGCGCCGCGGTGCCCGATCACGGCCACAACGGCACTGAACTTACGCTGGTGCTGCGAGGGGCCTTCGAGGACGAGGTCGACCATTTCGGCCCAGGTGACATCGAGGTCGCGAACGAAGACCTCGATCACACGCCGATTGCCGATATCGGCGAGGATTGCATCTGCCTTGCCGCGACCGATGCGCCGCTGAGGTTCAACAGCTGGCTGCCGCGTATCGCGCAACCGTTCCTGCGGATCTGA
- a CDS encoding calcium/sodium antiporter — MDIVLVLAGLAGLLVGGDMLVRGAVALARAFGVSPLLIGLTIVGFGTSAPELVTSLQAAFAGSPGIAIGNIVGSNSGNILLILGIGALIAPISVAPEVLRRDGTVLALATLACAGAILAGGVGRMVGGAFVVALAGYLLATVFIERRRHTAAAEMYEHEAEVLPLPRGATWRAALILLGGLAATLLGARFLVDGAISLAGRFGMPEEVIGLTIVAIGTSMPELVTSVIAARKGQGDVAFGNVVGSNIFNILGILGITAVVSQLAVPASIAGFDIWVMLAATVVFLIFARTGWRVGRREGAALVTAYVAYIGWLIATV, encoded by the coding sequence ATGGACATCGTCCTTGTTCTGGCCGGACTGGCCGGCCTGCTGGTGGGTGGCGACATGCTGGTGCGCGGCGCGGTGGCGCTGGCGCGGGCCTTTGGTGTCTCGCCCCTGCTGATCGGGCTGACCATCGTGGGGTTCGGGACATCTGCGCCGGAGCTTGTGACCAGCCTGCAGGCGGCGTTTGCCGGTTCGCCCGGTATCGCCATCGGCAATATCGTCGGCAGCAACAGCGGCAACATCCTTCTCATTCTCGGCATCGGCGCGCTGATCGCGCCGATCAGCGTGGCGCCCGAGGTGCTGCGGCGTGACGGCACGGTTCTGGCGCTTGCGACGCTGGCCTGTGCCGGCGCTATACTGGCCGGGGGTGTCGGGCGAATGGTCGGCGGGGCCTTTGTCGTTGCGTTGGCGGGCTACCTTCTGGCGACCGTCTTCATCGAACGCCGGCGCCACACCGCCGCCGCGGAGATGTACGAGCACGAGGCCGAGGTGTTGCCGCTGCCCCGGGGCGCAACATGGCGCGCGGCGCTGATCCTTCTGGGCGGTCTGGCGGCCACGCTGCTGGGGGCGCGGTTCCTTGTGGATGGTGCGATTTCGCTGGCCGGGCGGTTCGGCATGCCGGAAGAGGTGATCGGCCTGACCATCGTCGCCATCGGCACCTCGATGCCGGAACTCGTCACCTCGGTCATCGCGGCGCGCAAGGGGCAGGGCGACGTGGCCTTCGGCAACGTGGTCGGCAGCAATATCTTCAATATTCTCGGTATCCTGGGGATCACCGCCGTGGTGTCGCAGCTTGCCGTGCCGGCCAGCATCGCCGGGTTCGACATCTGGGTGATGCTGGCCGCGACGGTGGTGTTCCTGATCTTCGCGCGCACCGGATGGCGCGTTGGCCGGCGCGAAGGCGCCGCGCTGGTCACGGCCTACGTGGCCTATATCGGCTGGCTGATCGCGACCGTCTAG
- a CDS encoding helix-turn-helix transcriptional regulator yields the protein MSRTDRLFQLMQALRSVPPPATAAQLAAMLAVTPRTIYRDIDTLRGLGAVIDGASGFGYTLIEDAALPPLSFDTDELEALVLGLREVDQVGDPVLAAAARSALAKLGARLPASQAHRLKHAVLTAQRFTPLPEPGIDVSLLRQATWDERTIRFDYTDAEGRETKREVDPLSVIYMQASHCLLAWCHLRNDFRAFRLDRMRELALTGASFRPRRVPMLRAYLAEISRPDQDRAAS from the coding sequence ATGAGCCGAACCGACAGATTGTTCCAGTTGATGCAAGCGCTGCGAAGCGTCCCGCCCCCCGCAACGGCGGCGCAGCTTGCCGCCATGCTGGCCGTCACCCCGCGCACGATCTATCGCGACATCGACACCCTGCGCGGGCTGGGTGCCGTCATCGATGGCGCCTCGGGCTTCGGCTACACGCTGATCGAGGACGCCGCCCTCCCCCCGCTCAGCTTCGATACCGACGAGCTCGAGGCACTGGTGCTGGGCCTGCGCGAGGTCGACCAGGTGGGCGACCCGGTGCTGGCCGCCGCCGCACGTTCGGCGCTGGCCAAGCTGGGCGCGCGCCTGCCCGCCAGCCAGGCACATCGGCTGAAACACGCCGTGCTGACCGCGCAGCGCTTCACCCCCCTGCCCGAGCCCGGCATCGATGTCAGCTTGCTAAGGCAGGCTACGTGGGACGAACGGACCATCCGCTTCGACTATACCGACGCGGAAGGACGCGAGACAAAGCGCGAGGTCGACCCGCTTTCGGTCATCTACATGCAGGCCTCGCACTGCCTGCTGGCATGGTGTCACCTGAGGAACGATTTCCGCGCCTTCCGGCTCGACCGGATGCGCGAGCTGGCGCTGACCGGCGCCTCGTTCCGCCCAAGACGCGTGCCGATGCTCCGCGCTTATCTCGCCGAGATCAGCCGACCCGATCAGGACCGGGCGGCAAGTTAG
- a CDS encoding glutathione S-transferase family protein, protein MLTLLSFPGDDRHASFSPFCLKAMCLLGMSGQDWEPSFTTDPSKMPYGRLPVLKTAEALIPDSGRIQVWLEGRGAGFDDALSEGEKAHSHALVRMVEEGLRYGLVHDRWVRDECWKVTRDQFFGALPVPLRGTIAGTARKRIRRMLDMQGTGQFSEADRLDRMARDLEAIRETLGNTDYLFGPAPSAADAAIVPVLDMIRTLPCATELRALVRDDERIGAYLDRASATLYPS, encoded by the coding sequence ATGCTGACCCTGCTTTCCTTCCCCGGTGACGACCGGCACGCCAGCTTCAGCCCGTTTTGCCTGAAGGCGATGTGCCTGCTCGGCATGTCGGGGCAGGACTGGGAGCCGAGTTTCACGACCGACCCGTCGAAGATGCCCTATGGCCGCCTGCCGGTGCTGAAGACGGCCGAGGCACTGATCCCCGACAGTGGCCGGATCCAGGTCTGGCTGGAAGGCCGCGGCGCGGGGTTCGACGATGCGCTTTCGGAGGGAGAGAAGGCGCATAGCCATGCGTTGGTGCGCATGGTCGAGGAGGGGCTGCGCTATGGGCTCGTGCATGACCGCTGGGTGCGCGATGAGTGCTGGAAGGTGACGCGCGACCAGTTTTTCGGCGCGTTGCCCGTGCCGCTGCGCGGCACCATCGCCGGGACTGCGCGCAAACGCATCCGCCGGATGCTCGACATGCAGGGCACCGGCCAGTTTTCCGAGGCCGACCGGCTGGATCGCATGGCGCGTGACCTGGAAGCCATTCGCGAGACGCTTGGCAATACCGACTACCTGTTCGGCCCGGCGCCCAGTGCCGCCGACGCGGCCATCGTGCCGGTACTCGACATGATCCGCACCTTGCCTTGCGCCACCGAATTGCGGGCGCTGGTGCGTGACGACGAGCGGATCGGGGCCTATCTCGACCGCGCCTCTGCCACGCTCTACCCGTCATGA